In Halovivax gelatinilyticus, the following are encoded in one genomic region:
- a CDS encoding cold-shock protein, with protein sequence MAKGTVAFFNDTGGYGFIETDDADEDVFFHMEDIGGPDLEEGQELEFDIVEADKGPRASNVERL encoded by the coding sequence ATGGCGAAAGGAACGGTTGCGTTCTTCAACGATACGGGCGGTTACGGATTCATCGAGACTGACGACGCGGACGAAGACGTCTTCTTCCACATGGAGGACATCGGCGGTCCGGACCTAGAGGAAGGTCAGGAGCTGGAGTTCGACATCGTCGAGGCCGACAAGGGCCCGCGCGCATCGAACGTCGAGCGCCTGTAG
- a CDS encoding DUF7573 domain-containing protein — protein sequence MKRATLDDFAASSGADGSEDRQTAAETDGPAVTLAVGSDRPCATCSADATRLWRTDDGFVCPDCVEW from the coding sequence GTGAAGCGCGCCACGCTCGACGATTTCGCCGCCAGCTCTGGGGCGGACGGGTCCGAGGACCGCCAGACGGCGGCCGAGACGGACGGTCCCGCGGTCACCCTCGCTGTCGGATCGGATCGGCCCTGTGCGACGTGTTCGGCCGACGCGACCAGGTTGTGGCGAACGGATGACGGATTCGTCTGTCCCGACTGCGTCGAGTGGTGA
- a CDS encoding AAA family ATPase, which yields MTGTEPRLDETRRTTGDVEALPVEEAAKLCEAVERNVREVIVGNDDVIRAIVTAVLARGHVLVEDVPGVGKTMLTRALARSIDCEFRRVQFTPDLLPSDITGVNVFDQKSREFEFKPGPVFANVVLGDEINRAPPKTQSALLEAMEESQVTVDGTTRRLPTPFTVIATQNAVEPNQTYELPLAEVDRFMKKLSLGYPSVDEESDMLDRTAAHHPIEELEPVVDRADVVRARETVANTTVKEPVRAYAARLAAHTRERAEIGVSPRGTIALVRAAQARAVTEERAYVVPEDVQTVAPETLAHRVQPPTGARDADGASIVDAALADVPVE from the coding sequence ATGACCGGAACTGAGCCACGACTTGACGAGACGAGACGGACGACCGGGGACGTCGAAGCGCTCCCCGTCGAAGAAGCCGCAAAACTGTGCGAGGCGGTCGAGCGAAACGTTCGCGAGGTCATCGTCGGTAACGACGACGTGATCCGCGCCATCGTGACGGCGGTACTCGCGCGCGGACACGTCCTCGTCGAGGACGTCCCGGGCGTCGGCAAGACGATGCTCACCCGCGCGCTGGCGCGCTCGATCGACTGCGAGTTCAGGCGCGTCCAGTTCACCCCCGACCTGCTTCCCTCGGACATCACCGGCGTGAACGTCTTCGACCAGAAGTCCCGCGAGTTCGAGTTCAAGCCCGGCCCGGTGTTCGCCAACGTCGTCCTCGGCGACGAGATCAACCGCGCGCCGCCGAAGACCCAGAGTGCCCTGCTCGAAGCGATGGAAGAATCCCAGGTGACCGTCGACGGAACGACACGACGGCTCCCGACTCCCTTCACCGTCATCGCGACGCAGAACGCCGTCGAACCGAACCAGACGTACGAGTTGCCCCTCGCCGAGGTGGACCGCTTCATGAAGAAGCTCTCGCTCGGCTACCCGAGCGTCGACGAGGAGTCGGACATGCTCGACCGGACTGCGGCCCACCACCCGATCGAGGAGCTAGAGCCGGTCGTCGACCGCGCGGACGTCGTTCGCGCCCGCGAGACCGTCGCCAACACCACGGTCAAGGAGCCGGTCCGCGCCTACGCCGCCCGGTTAGCCGCCCACACGCGCGAGCGGGCCGAGATCGGCGTCAGTCCGCGCGGAACGATCGCGCTCGTCCGCGCGGCCCAGGCGAGAGCGGTCACGGAGGAGCGAGCCTACGTCGTCCCCGAAGACGTCCAGACCGTCGCTCCGGAGACGCTCGCCCACCGGGTTCAGCCGCCGACCGGCGCTCGCGACGCCGACGGCGCGTCGATCGTCGACGCGGCCCTCGCCGACGTACCGGTCGAATGA
- a CDS encoding coenzyme F420-0:L-glutamate ligase — translation MELHPVPDLPEIEPGDDLAALIAERADLAPGDVVTVASTVVSKARGRTADLDAYPAGPRAVEIAENFEALTGEEKDPRFAQAVLEESTEIIVEAPFLLTETAFGHTCVNAGIDRSNVPDHDLLLLPRRPAARAAEIRAGLLEYADGLDSDAADRIGGGADDEYVPDGIDEIGVVVTDTCGRPFRHGQRGVALGWAGMPASRDWRGEADRDGRELGVTVQSIVDELASAANLVTGEGADGTPAVVVRGFEFGPLSGSDELFRPVESDQVRQALREWSFE, via the coding sequence ATGGAACTACACCCGGTCCCGGACCTGCCCGAGATCGAGCCGGGCGACGACCTCGCCGCGCTCATCGCCGAGCGGGCCGATCTCGCCCCCGGCGACGTGGTGACGGTCGCGAGCACGGTGGTCTCGAAGGCGCGGGGACGCACGGCCGATCTCGACGCGTACCCGGCCGGTCCGCGCGCCGTCGAGATCGCCGAGAACTTCGAAGCGCTGACCGGCGAGGAGAAAGACCCCCGATTCGCCCAGGCGGTGCTCGAAGAGAGCACGGAGATCATCGTCGAGGCGCCGTTTCTGCTCACCGAGACAGCGTTCGGCCACACCTGCGTCAACGCCGGCATCGATCGCTCGAACGTCCCCGACCACGACCTACTCTTGTTGCCGCGTCGGCCGGCCGCACGCGCCGCCGAGATCAGAGCCGGGTTGCTCGAGTACGCCGACGGGCTCGACTCGGATGCGGCCGATCGGATCGGCGGTGGCGCCGATGACGAGTACGTCCCGGACGGCATCGACGAGATCGGCGTCGTCGTCACCGACACCTGCGGCCGGCCGTTCAGACACGGCCAGCGCGGGGTGGCGCTCGGCTGGGCTGGCATGCCCGCGAGTCGCGACTGGCGCGGCGAAGCCGACCGCGACGGCAGAGAACTCGGCGTGACCGTCCAGTCGATCGTCGACGAACTCGCCTCGGCGGCCAACCTCGTCACCGGCGAGGGCGCCGACGGCACGCCCGCGGTCGTCGTCCGCGGCTTCGAGTTCGGCCCGCTGTCGGGGAGTGACGAGCTGTTCAGACCGGTCGAGTCGGATCAGGTCCGCCAGGCGCTCCGGGAGTGGTCGTTCGAATGA
- a CDS encoding 5,10-methylenetetrahydromethanopterin reductase codes for MTDAPEGVDPASVTRAIELTPEHPVDRLARFAARAESEGFDAAFTSSHYFNRDPWISLSRMAEATDSIALGPGVVNPYESHPATIASAVATLDEASDGRAVCGLGAGDRSTLSALGVERDRPLRRVLETMQVARSLWAGETVTREGAVTVRDASLNLDPVDVPLFVGAQGPGMLGMSAAHADGVLINAAHPADLEWASERLAAGREKRPDDRAPVQKLAFASTSVAETEAAAREAARPPVAFIAGGAAEPVLDRHGIDRDAAAAVSEALERGDLASAFERVTPAMIDAFCAAGTVETVTERYERALEFVDGIVVGSPLGPDIEWAIEASATALRHAEGQ; via the coding sequence ATGACCGACGCGCCGGAGGGCGTGGATCCGGCGTCGGTGACCCGGGCGATCGAGTTGACGCCCGAACACCCGGTCGATCGGCTCGCCAGGTTCGCCGCACGCGCCGAATCCGAGGGGTTCGACGCGGCGTTCACCAGTTCGCACTACTTCAACCGCGACCCGTGGATTTCGCTCTCACGAATGGCCGAGGCGACCGACTCCATCGCCCTCGGACCCGGCGTCGTCAACCCATACGAGAGTCACCCCGCGACGATCGCTTCGGCGGTCGCCACGCTCGACGAAGCGAGCGACGGGCGGGCGGTGTGCGGGCTCGGCGCCGGCGACCGGTCGACCCTGTCCGCGCTCGGCGTCGAACGCGACCGGCCGCTCCGGCGCGTCTTAGAGACGATGCAGGTGGCACGCTCACTCTGGGCGGGCGAGACGGTCACCCGCGAGGGAGCCGTCACCGTTCGCGACGCCTCGCTCAACCTCGATCCGGTCGACGTTCCCCTCTTCGTCGGCGCGCAGGGGCCGGGAATGCTGGGGATGAGCGCCGCCCACGCCGACGGCGTGTTGATCAACGCCGCCCATCCCGCCGACCTCGAGTGGGCGAGCGAGCGACTCGCAGCGGGCCGGGAGAAACGGCCGGACGACCGCGCGCCCGTCCAGAAACTCGCGTTCGCCAGCACGAGCGTCGCCGAAACCGAGGCGGCCGCCAGAGAGGCCGCCAGACCGCCCGTGGCGTTCATCGCCGGCGGCGCGGCGGAGCCGGTGCTCGACCGACACGGAATTGACCGCGACGCGGCCGCAGCGGTGAGCGAGGCGCTCGAACGCGGCGACCTCGCGTCGGCGTTCGAACGGGTGACGCCGGCCATGATCGACGCGTTCTGCGCGGCGGGAACGGTCGAAACGGTCACGGAGCGCTACGAGCGGGCGCTCGAGTTCGTCGACGGCATCGTCGTCGGCTCGCCGCTCGGGCCGGATATCGAGTGGGCGATCGAAGCGAGCGCGACGGCGCTCCGCCACGCTGAAGGCCAGTGA